Genomic DNA from Marinobacter sp. LV10MA510-1:
TGCTCGATAACCGTGATCTTGTGTGGGCCAGCGCAGAGCGCGAACGCTGGCAACAGCAGCGGGGCTTTATTGAAGACAACTTTATTGGCCGGCTTAGTGCCCAGCGCTTTGGGCTGATACCCGCGCATTTGTCGTTGCACAGCCTTATCAGCTATCAGTTTTTGCACGGCGGCTGGGGCCATTTGCTGGGCAATCTGGTGTTTCTGTTTTTGCTGGGGTTTACCGTAGAGAAAGCTTTGGGAGCTGCGCGCTTTCTGCTGGCTTATCTGCTGTGTGGGGCGCTGTCTGGCTTAATGTTCACTGGCTTCTCTACGGGCAGCCTGGTGCCGCTGATTGGTGCGTCTGGCGCCATTTCCGGGCTGATGGGCATGTACGTGGCGATTTACGGCCTGCAAAAAATCCGCTTTTTCATTTTTTTGGGCGTCTACTTTAACTATTTCCGAGCGCCGGCTATCGCCATTCTGCCGGTGTGGCTGGGTAAAGAGATTTACGATTACTGGTACGCCGGTGCTACCGGTATTGCCTACGTGGCCCACGCTGGCGGTCTGCTGGCAGGTGCGGTTCTGGTGGGAGCCTTGGGTAAAAGCTGGTTCCAGGTGAAAGACACGTTTTTCGAGCCGGAACCCGGAGCGGAAGATGCCGCTTTTACCGAGGCTTACGGGCAAGCTATGGCGGCTATATCTACCCTGGACTTTGAGCTGGCTAGCGCGCGCTTTGAGGCTTTGCGAGAAGCTTACCCCCAGCGCGCGTTGGTGCTGCAACATCAGCAGCAACTGGCGCAACTGCGCCCGGACCTACCAGAGTATCGTCACCTTAGCCGCGAGCGGATGGGGGATGCGCTTAGCAGGCAGCAATTTGATCAGGTTATTGCGGTATGGCAGGAGTATCTGGCCAAAGGCGAGGCGCACCATCCGTTGGCGGCGGAAGACCACAATCGTGTGCTGTTTGCCAGCCTGAAACAGCATGATTTGAGCACCGCAGAAAAAGCCTTTGAGCGCCTGCGAGGCGCTGGCAGCGAGCTGATGGTCAGCGAGGCCTGCCGGCTGCTGGTGGCGGAATTTGAAAAACGCCAGATGGCACCCAAGGCCCAGTATTACCGGCAGTGGTTATAACGCTACGCTGGCGGCACCAGGCGCTCAACAGGCTTACGAATTAGCAAGGCGGAACATTAGTCCGCTACGTTAAAGCTGGCTTTGGGGCCGCGTAATGGCTGGCGTTCCTGCGCTTGCTCCAGAAAGTGCTGAATTTCTGGGTGCTGAGGGTGTTGCGGGCACTGGCGTTGAATAAAGCCCAGAAACGCCGTGGCTTTTTCCCACTGGCCCAGGCCGTTGGCCAGGGTTTGCGCGGCCAG
This window encodes:
- a CDS encoding rhomboid family intramembrane serine protease, giving the protein MLIIPAENAVNWKRPPWITLGLMLACMLVFTFYQGADQRKLQVAVSHYLKNNLQALEAPVYEDYLLRQIRQQGDSESVYQLQQMRNLQANQKNGWLAVTLLMDRDFYQYLLDNRDLVWASAERERWQQQRGFIEDNFIGRLSAQRFGLIPAHLSLHSLISYQFLHGGWGHLLGNLVFLFLLGFTVEKALGAARFLLAYLLCGALSGLMFTGFSTGSLVPLIGASGAISGLMGMYVAIYGLQKIRFFIFLGVYFNYFRAPAIAILPVWLGKEIYDYWYAGATGIAYVAHAGGLLAGAVLVGALGKSWFQVKDTFFEPEPGAEDAAFTEAYGQAMAAISTLDFELASARFEALREAYPQRALVLQHQQQLAQLRPDLPEYRHLSRERMGDALSRQQFDQVIAVWQEYLAKGEAHHPLAAEDHNRVLFASLKQHDLSTAEKAFERLRGAGSELMVSEACRLLVAEFEKRQMAPKAQYYRQWL